Proteins co-encoded in one Sporosarcina sp. FSL K6-1522 genomic window:
- a CDS encoding ribosomal-processing cysteine protease Prp, giving the protein MIKIIINEQSSGHIHSFEMKGHANFAEHGKDLVCAGASAVSFGAVNAIIALTGKTPDIHQGADGGYLKVIFPEDDEKDYDIQLILKAMIVSLQTIEQDYGQHIKLIFNK; this is encoded by the coding sequence ATGATTAAGATCATCATCAATGAACAATCTTCAGGCCACATCCATTCATTTGAGATGAAAGGTCACGCTAATTTCGCAGAACATGGAAAAGACCTTGTCTGTGCAGGAGCATCCGCAGTATCCTTCGGGGCTGTCAATGCCATCATTGCGCTTACAGGAAAGACCCCTGACATCCATCAAGGAGCAGACGGTGGTTATTTGAAAGTCATTTTTCCGGAAGATGATGAAAAAGATTACGATATACAGTTAATCTTAAAAGCGATGATTGTCTCATTACAGACGATTGAACAAGACTATGGGCAACATATAAAACTCATCTTCAATAAGTAG
- the minD gene encoding septum site-determining protein MinD, whose translation MGEAIVITSGKGGVGKTTTTANLGTALALQGKKVCLVDTDIGLRNLDVILGLENRIIYDLVDVIEGRCKVQQALVKDKRFEDGLYLLPAAQTTDKNAVTPEQMKALITELKRDYDYVIIDCPAGIEQGYKNAIAGADRAIVVTTPEISAVRDADRIIGLLEQEDIEPPKLIINRIKRQLMTEGDALDVNDITTHLSIDLLGIVLDDENVIVSSNKGEPVVMDPSNPAAMGYRNMARRILGESVPLMSLNTGKPGFFEKIKLIFSK comes from the coding sequence GTGGGAGAAGCAATCGTAATAACATCTGGTAAAGGCGGTGTTGGCAAGACGACAACAACTGCAAACCTTGGAACGGCATTAGCGCTTCAGGGGAAGAAAGTATGTCTCGTAGACACCGATATCGGACTCCGCAACCTCGACGTTATACTCGGTCTTGAAAATCGTATCATTTATGATCTTGTCGATGTTATTGAAGGACGTTGCAAAGTGCAACAGGCCCTTGTGAAAGACAAGCGTTTCGAGGATGGGCTTTATTTGCTGCCAGCCGCTCAGACGACAGATAAAAATGCTGTTACACCTGAGCAAATGAAAGCGTTAATTACTGAGTTAAAGCGGGATTATGATTATGTCATCATCGACTGTCCTGCTGGTATTGAACAGGGGTACAAAAATGCAATTGCAGGTGCAGACCGGGCAATTGTTGTGACGACGCCTGAAATTTCGGCTGTCCGAGATGCGGATCGTATTATCGGTCTACTGGAGCAAGAAGATATCGAACCACCAAAGTTAATTATTAATCGCATTAAGCGTCAGTTAATGACGGAAGGCGATGCGCTTGATGTCAATGATATTACAACGCACTTATCGATTGATTTATTAGGCATTGTGCTCGATGATGAAAATGTCATTGTCTCTTCGAATAAAGGAGAGCCTGTCGTCATGGATCCATCGAATCCAGCTGCAATGGGTTATCGCAATATGGCTCGCCGCATTCTAGGTGAATCGGTTCCACTGATGTCATTGAATACAGGGAAGCCGGGCTTTTTTGAAAAGATTAAACTGATATTTTCAAAATAA
- a CDS encoding M23 family metallopeptidase → MKWRTKWLLAIVLAIGVIGVAKLEQAGVIQQPITQYVTTGQDFLVVKKWVASMIEDPEAETIAVMADPHKEEPFSAYESMQPYKSGVIVSYANPLPIAAHGDGLVMFTGFTRQSGKTVTVLYDNGDEVTYGFVGTFSKLPYTTVKKGDTLALMDEDTIFLMVKRDGVALDASLLPTFLSGEAQLEGE, encoded by the coding sequence GTGAAATGGAGGACAAAGTGGTTATTGGCAATTGTCTTGGCGATTGGCGTTATCGGGGTAGCGAAGTTGGAGCAGGCCGGTGTAATCCAGCAGCCTATCACGCAGTATGTAACAACCGGTCAAGATTTTTTAGTCGTGAAGAAATGGGTCGCGTCGATGATTGAAGACCCCGAGGCTGAAACGATTGCGGTTATGGCAGACCCACATAAGGAAGAACCTTTTTCTGCTTACGAATCTATGCAACCTTACAAGAGTGGTGTCATCGTGTCGTACGCAAATCCATTGCCAATTGCGGCGCATGGTGATGGGCTTGTCATGTTTACGGGTTTTACACGTCAGTCAGGGAAAACGGTAACGGTTTTATATGATAATGGAGATGAAGTGACCTATGGCTTTGTGGGGACTTTTTCAAAACTGCCCTATACAACTGTGAAAAAAGGGGACACGCTCGCATTAATGGATGAGGACACCATCTTTTTAATGGTAAAACGAGATGGGGTTGCATTAGATGCATCACTATTGCCAACCTTTTTGTCAGGGGAAGCGCAATTAGAAGGGGAATGA
- a CDS encoding site-2 protease family protein: protein MKFRLHPILLPFFLFLIVTGGWSMYALLFLSLLLHEVGHLIVAWLMHMRVRSCTIMPYGGELVIVNRHLASKKAQVLVALGGPAATLLLLVVAVIVPFPGDDAVIRIQVALLCINLLPILPLDGGQVLCLWFESEDAVHRRRSFFLGYSILFLAMAIFLLTSYLPATMPYILLAIFLLIQNISVLRYQKYDKAYREIIIKRLT, encoded by the coding sequence ATGAAGTTTCGACTACATCCCATTTTGTTGCCTTTTTTTCTGTTTTTAATCGTAACAGGTGGCTGGTCGATGTATGCGCTTCTTTTCCTGTCGTTGCTTCTTCATGAAGTAGGTCACCTTATTGTGGCGTGGCTTATGCATATGCGTGTTCGCTCCTGTACGATTATGCCGTACGGTGGGGAGCTTGTCATCGTGAATCGCCATCTGGCATCTAAAAAAGCGCAGGTGCTCGTTGCACTTGGGGGGCCGGCGGCAACACTCCTTCTGTTAGTTGTGGCGGTCATCGTCCCGTTTCCTGGAGATGATGCCGTCATTCGCATTCAAGTAGCGTTATTATGTATTAATTTACTTCCGATTCTCCCGCTAGATGGTGGACAGGTACTTTGTCTATGGTTCGAATCAGAGGATGCTGTGCACCGTAGGCGTTCCTTTTTTTTAGGGTACTCTATTTTGTTTTTAGCAATGGCGATTTTCTTGTTAACAAGTTATTTACCGGCAACAATGCCGTATATACTACTTGCCATTTTTTTGCTGATACAAAACATCTCTGTGCTTCGCTATCAAAAATATGATAAGGCTTATAGAGAAATAATTATAAAACGGTTGACGTAA
- the rplU gene encoding 50S ribosomal protein L21 yields MYAIIETGGKQIKVEQGQEIYIEKVAGEADEIVTFDKVLFVGGEDVKVGAPFVEGASVTGKVVKQGRAKKITVFKYKPKKNYRKKQGHRQPYTKIVIDGINL; encoded by the coding sequence ATGTACGCAATCATTGAAACTGGTGGTAAACAAATCAAAGTTGAACAAGGCCAGGAAATCTACATCGAAAAAGTAGCTGGTGAAGCTGACGAAATCGTCACTTTCGACAAAGTTCTATTCGTAGGTGGAGAAGACGTGAAAGTTGGTGCTCCATTCGTGGAAGGTGCTTCTGTAACTGGTAAAGTTGTTAAACAGGGCCGCGCTAAGAAAATCACGGTATTCAAGTACAAGCCTAAAAAGAACTACCGCAAAAAACAAGGTCATCGTCAGCCATACACGAAAATCGTCATTGACGGTATCAACCTGTAA
- the rpmA gene encoding 50S ribosomal protein L27: MLRLDLQFFASKKGVGSTRNGRDSHSKRLGAKRADGQFVSGGSILYRQRGTKIHPGENVGRGGDDTLFAKVDGVVRFERLGRNKKKVSVYPEVQEA, encoded by the coding sequence ATGCTACGTTTGGATCTCCAGTTTTTCGCATCGAAAAAAGGGGTAGGTTCTACTCGGAACGGTCGTGACTCTCACTCGAAACGTCTTGGCGCAAAACGCGCTGACGGACAATTCGTGTCAGGCGGCTCAATCCTTTATCGTCAGCGCGGAACGAAAATTCACCCAGGTGAAAACGTCGGTCGCGGTGGTGACGATACACTTTTCGCGAAAGTTGACGGCGTTGTACGTTTTGAACGTCTTGGCCGTAACAAAAAGAAAGTTAGCGTTTATCCTGAAGTTCAGGAAGCGTAA
- a CDS encoding Spo0B domain-containing protein, producing the protein MGNEKLTVAEALKFARHDFLNELQLILLYMDLGKHPEARKTIMNATECMRQVSVLEKLGLPAVQIWLSTFDWTYSVFPKTLTCDIQSGIREVDDAEVVSYLQQVFSEAERAVDPASEYETQIDVHALQTSWSIQITVNGVMHNKLPAPKVTGDFMVEETFAHNQWTFTISGR; encoded by the coding sequence ATGGGAAATGAGAAGCTGACAGTAGCAGAAGCACTAAAATTTGCACGGCATGATTTTCTGAATGAACTTCAGCTAATCTTGCTCTATATGGATCTTGGGAAACATCCTGAAGCTAGAAAAACGATTATGAATGCGACGGAGTGTATGCGGCAAGTATCTGTATTAGAAAAGCTTGGTCTTCCCGCAGTACAAATCTGGCTGAGTACGTTTGACTGGACGTACAGTGTATTTCCAAAAACATTAACTTGCGATATTCAATCAGGCATTCGGGAAGTGGATGATGCCGAAGTTGTATCTTATTTACAACAAGTATTCAGCGAAGCGGAAAGAGCGGTTGACCCCGCGAGCGAATATGAAACGCAAATCGATGTTCATGCATTGCAAACAAGTTGGTCAATCCAGATTACAGTCAATGGTGTTATGCATAACAAATTACCGGCTCCAAAAGTGACAGGAGATTTTATGGTAGAAGAAACATTTGCGCATAATCAATGGACGTTCACAATTAGTGGACGATAG